From Candidatus Atelocyanobacterium thalassa isolate ALOHA, a single genomic window includes:
- a CDS encoding EamA family transporter, translating into MKIFLLLASLSITQVLGDIFLSRGMKDFVGFDSSDPTIILYLITYVLTNHWILLGLGILIISLSLYLTAISKLDLSYVLPIHASSYVLNGIFAWAILGEDVTGMRWVSTFIISCGALCVGLSDSSTADSVQHNNLKSRNLPLFFLPFSLTISKTWLAIMISSVSDASGDLLLAVGMKKIGEIERVTLPEVKKMIIKIITSPLIISGIACQGIAFFSFISVLSWTDISFARPATALTYIISMLGAKLILKENIQRQKLWGIILIGLGVFIHR; encoded by the coding sequence GTGAAAATATTTTTATTATTAGCATCTTTATCAATTACTCAAGTATTAGGCGATATTTTTCTAAGCCGAGGAATGAAAGATTTCGTTGGCTTTGATTCTTCTGATCCAACAATTATTCTATATTTAATTACTTACGTCCTAACTAATCATTGGATTTTATTAGGATTAGGAATACTGATAATTTCTTTAAGTCTTTACTTAACAGCAATTTCAAAATTAGATCTTAGTTATGTATTACCTATTCATGCCTCTAGTTATGTGCTAAATGGTATTTTTGCTTGGGCTATTTTAGGCGAGGATGTTACGGGTATGAGATGGGTAAGTACTTTTATTATTTCTTGTGGTGCCTTATGTGTAGGATTAAGCGACAGTAGTACGGCTGATTCAGTTCAGCATAACAATCTTAAATCTAGAAATTTACCTCTGTTTTTTTTACCATTTAGTTTGACTATTTCAAAGACTTGGTTAGCAATCATGATTAGTTCTGTATCTGATGCTAGTGGAGATTTGTTGTTAGCAGTTGGTATGAAAAAAATAGGAGAAATAGAAAGAGTAACTTTACCAGAAGTTAAAAAAATGATTATTAAGATAATCACCAGTCCTTTAATAATTAGTGGTATTGCTTGCCAAGGTATCGCATTTTTTAGTTTTATATCTGTTTTAAGTTGGACAGATATTAGTTTTGCTCGTCCAGCAACTGCACTAACGTACATTATAAGTATGTTAGGAGCCAAATTAATATTAAAAGAAAATATTCAGAGACAAA